One Siniperca chuatsi isolate FFG_IHB_CAS linkage group LG1, ASM2008510v1, whole genome shotgun sequence genomic window, TTCCCCTTAAAAATGATGCATTCAACttttaaatcaaacacactGTAGAAATATTTCACATTAGATTTGATCTGATAGTGGCTTTGACTGCTCCATGTCTTGTGTTTATGTCATCAAGtcctttgtttatatttatgtatgtttgtttttctcgtCATTATGAATATCATggatttttaatttattgtatatgataaaagcatatgtttttaaaataaaaactactacAAATATAGCATTGCCTTTGAAAAGCCGTTTTTTGTTGGTTTAGTCCATGTTTTTGGAGATGGTCCATTGTGTTATTGATGTTAGATGTGTTTCTTTAAAGAGATTTAATTTCTTAAAGTTTTCTGAATAATTTGTGTAATTTGGTAGAGATGAACACAGATAACAGTAAACAGACAAAAGGTGGAAAAGTGATTTATTAAAAGCTTTGCACCACACCATTTAACCTCAGTCTTTTCCTCTAAACCATATAAAATGTGTACACACAGTATGTTAAAAGCCTAAAATGTAAAGTACAGTGTAATTGTTCCACCCCTCATGTCATCTGTAAGTTAGATCAGTTAGTTTGCATTAGATGCCCACAATCTGACTCTTTCCTTTTTCACTAAAACCAGACTCTACACTGTGGAGTTTGTCAACAGTTGAAACTTAAGTACTTCTGTGTCTTATTGGTCATAATCTCTATTTCTTCTTCATTAACCCTGATTAAAAGTGGGATGATCATTTAGGTTGACACGATCCTAGTCTAAAGGAATATTTCCATTACCAAGTAAACCTAGAAAAACATGTGACAAGTATAGTATCTCCTCACCAAAAGTACAATGTCTCTACAGTATTAAGAGGATCGAAAATGATAAAGTTTGGTCTCATTAACTTACTAATTAACGATCTTGTTTTACTCCTGCTTTCTCAGATTGTCAAAGTTcaccacattaaaaaaaaaaaaaaaaaaacggctCGAATgcagttacttaaagtatcataATATTGCACAAAATTTCACATCTGTTGTTGAACTATCTTGCAGTATAActtaaaaacattgaaaaactAAATCTTTATAAAAGCAAGTCATGTAATACTGAACTCAGAgtagcaacaacaaaacaaagatttagaaaaatgttaaatgtccaAATGTAAAGTACAACCCTCCTCccatcctttttttcccccctcacaCAACGTTCACatcaataacattaataactgGAGTTGCAAAGggagaaaaaacacttttctttaTGGCACAGAGCTGATTTTATCATGATTGCTGACACAAGGAAACCAAGGTggttttgatgatgaaaaccaTTGTCATGAAAAGACCAGACCCATTACACAAAGGTTGTGCTGTGAGAGTAAAAATAACATTATCTGGTGTTCAATAcattcacataaacacaaacaatgtacaaatacaaacaaatatacagaGATTCAAAAGATGAATGAATTACACGGAAACCTAAATAGTTAGTAAGGTATTCTGTACAAATGAAAAGGTGACTAATTATCAAAGTGCTGTTTGATTTGGTCAAAGATCTTTGCTTCAGAGCTTTGCTACTTTAAAAGGTAATTCAGCTTCATGTCCATTGTTGTTATGGTTCCACTTTTGGTTCTAAAGCAGATTCAGTAACAATAATGATAAAGAAACTTGGCCTCGACAATAAACCTTTGATTGGTATGCTTTGAAAAGAACTTAAATTAgctgtgtgtcatttttaatattacattttctggGTGGAAAGAGTCCCatgaccagtgactgtaaaaaagaaacacttcaGTTCACTGTCACCCAATGGCTTTAAAAGTCACTCGCATTTATTTTCACACTGTGATAGAACCAGGTTGACTGACAACTGTAAACGCACATTAACACAACTAAAGAACAAACACAATGTTgttataaaactattttaagtTAATAACAAGTAAACGTGCCAATGAGCTCATGAGAAAATGCCACCGCCACATCACACAACTGTGATTTTACACAGAGTTTGAGTTTGACTGTGAGTACAGAGTGTGATTCACTATCTAAGCCAAAGCAGTTAGGATCAATCCATAAACTGTTACACAAACCATTAAATCTACTAGAACCAGACATATTTCTGTATGTCAATCAATACTTTGTACTCAgcacaaataagaaaatgtcTCTCCACATTGAAAGCTGCataaatctgacaaaaacaTTCAGTTGACTAAGCCGTCTTATGTTTTGGAATACAAACAATtcgattgtgtgtgtttggttttgtgtatatgtgtataaaataagtgtatgTGCATTCTTCATGTTCGTGGTCTCACATTTGAGTTCAGAAGCGACTGAATCTATGCTGCCATGTGCCTTCATTATCCCCGTGTGAGTCCACTGTGCTTTGATATCCCTGTATAAAGAATTACATATAGTGTATGATTAAAGAGACTACATCAAAATATGGCTGTAAAATGCATTTCAGACTCATCAAAATATCTGTATAAGGTAGACGTAAccattaattatacatttactttaaataatTTCTTTCAAGAGTCTCTTCTACCCAGTAAAATGTTTCttattgtatatattaaaatgtatttatataaaaaacattaagcCACACTGTGAATTTCAAGGTTTTGTCAGTTTACATCCTGAATGCAAGAGTGATGCACACTCAGGAGCCTTTGTATGAATCAATCCACCCCATGCTCTTTTCTACATCTATAGGTATTTAAACTTCAGGGCAATAATggctttatttttgtgtttttgtatggaaTCACCCTGATGTAAGTGagtgtgctgagtgtgtgtgtgtgtgcgcgcgcgtgtgtgtgtcctatTGGGAGCGAGCAGAGAAGCAGCGCATGTACTCAGTGAGCCAGGGGTTGAATTCTGGTGGAACCAACTTCCTGGCCTTGTCCAGGTCAGCAGACTTGGCTCTCCGGCGCTCGGTCCTCTGGGTCTGGATCTGACGCTCCACCTCCCGCCTGGTCTTAGCACGTAGAGCCGACTCGTGGATCTACCAGGAAAATAAACATAACTGGCAGTTCCTATTGACACTCATGCTCAGTCACAACACAGCCTGTCACTTACAGATCtacagaacagacagaaagattaCCTCATTAGTCGAAGCTGCAGGGCCAACATTGTGCGTCTTCCTGCCTGCGATGTCTGCGTCCTTCTCTCCTGAACCGTACAGAGCAAAAGGATGTCTGCTGTCCTTACTGTCCTCCCCAGGCTGCCGTGTTGGTGCAGGCCTAACCCGCTGGGAGAGCCAGGTTCGTTTTGAGGATTTGAAGGGCTTACTCTGCTGTGGTCCTCTAGTGTCTCTCTCtacaaacagaaaagacaaacaggTTGAAGCAGCGCCAAAATTTGACAGAATGTATGGTACTTGGTTCACAATGTGATATTATCACCATATTCttaggagggagaaagagagaaaatgattgaaaacagtatttgtttgCATGGAATGATTTTTCATGACACCTCCAAGATGAAGATTTCGTGACCTCTATACAAATAAGGGAGGGGAATGTTCTGTGTAAGTATTGTTTGAATTTTTGTGATACTAGTACCGATAAAATACCTGAGTTTCAGTACAGATACTATAATGATTTTTCAATATCCTACTTGGAagtatataaacatgtttttctccaaaatctttgttttccatctaacaaaagaagacaaaattcTTTgacatgttaaatgttgtctaaacaaaAGCAGTCATACAAGAACTTCAGCATGTCTTCCATGCTAGTTTCACATTTCAATTTATAttcaacatgtatttttgaggtttgcagagttttttttttttaaatagttgtaTCCACAAGAAGCTGACAAACCATTGTATGATGAAATATGATACCTTTAGCAGTCCTAATCACTGTAAAGCCAGGAAcctttttgagtgtgtgtagtgtaaGCTTTGCAGTAGCTTAAAATTAGCTGCTTGCAAACACAGTCACTTTGCTATTCTCTTTGCTATActatgtttttgcttttcctctCCAGGCCAGCCTCTCTATCATCACCCCTCTGCTCATCAcagattaaacatttttcttacCTCTGTCTTGTTCCCTGTGAGGGACTGATAGCTGTTTGCTGCCTCTGTTGCTGGCTCTCTGCTccgctctctcctcctctggtaCTCTCGTCTCTCTGGTATCTTGAAGCTGTgagcctgagagagagagagagagagagagagagagagagagagagagagagagagagagagagagagaaaattacaTCATATGGTACAGTAGAGTAACATGCAGTCTTTCAATCATATTCATAGCTCATTTTTACCCTGCACTGCAGACTGTCGAGCAGACACATTATCCTCCTCTTCTTGAAGGGGAAGCCTAGGTACAGGCCCTGTGGCTCTGTCCATCCTCGCCCCCTCACACTCCTCCAGCTCAGCCTCTGTCCTGTCTCTGCTGGTCTCGGACTGTACCTGGTTCTTACTGGGAGGAGGGGGACTTCTTCCTCCAGAGTCTGAATCAGTGTCCGAGCCAGTCCAGAACcaggggttgtgtgtgtgctccagcAGCCTGCGCGTAAGCCTGTACTTCAGCATCTCCTCATAACACTTAGTGTAGGTCTCCCATTTGGGGTCTTTGAATTTCTTCATGTACTCCGAGCGGATCCTCTTGGTCACCATCTTGTCCC contains:
- the ccsapb gene encoding centriole, cilia and spindle-associated protein, which encodes MVTKRIRSEYMKKFKDPKWETYTKCYEEMLKYRLTRRLLEHTHNPWFWTGSDTDSDSGGRSPPPPSKNQVQSETSRDRTEAELEECEGARMDRATGPVPRLPLQEEEDNVSARQSAVQGSQLQDTRETRVPEEERAEQRASNRGSKQLSVPHREQDRERDTRGPQQSKPFKSSKRTWLSQRVRPAPTRQPGEDSKDSRHPFALYGSGEKDADIAGRKTHNVGPAASTNEIHESALRAKTRREVERQIQTQRTERRRAKSADLDKARKLVPPEFNPWLTEYMRCFSARSQ